In Lineus longissimus chromosome 5, tnLinLong1.2, whole genome shotgun sequence, the genomic stretch CTAGTGTGAAATTCACTTAAAATATcctaaaaatgtcatgaaagcCGGCTCCTGGACCGACCGAGAACCAAGGCATCTGAAAATAGACAAAGGAACAACCATGAACTATAAACAACCGCAAGAGGACAGAGTGAACAAGAAAATCCATGTTCAAGACCAAATAGTTGCTAATTGTTCCTGTAACTGATGGAAAAACTGCTGTTAATTCTTGTGAATGTACAAGTGAGTGACCTTGTGCTTCCGTAAGTTAGAATGGTCCACAAATCCTTtaccacaaacatgacaaacaaatggtttctctcctgtgtgaatccTTTCATGAACTTTCCAATTGCATTTCTTAGCAAAGCCTTTTCCGCAATAAGaacatttgaatggtttttcaccagtgtggatACGCATGTGAATTTCCATTTTGGTCCTGGTGGGAAAGATTTTACCACAAAGGTCACACACTGGTCGACGACCATCACTGCCACTTCGCCAACCCCGAGACAACCAATGcatctgaaagtagacaaagaAACAACCATGAAATAACAACCACAAGAGGAGGATGTAagcaaaaaaaatcatgatcaCAGACCCAATGGTTTTcctgaaaagaacaaaaaagCTTTTACCATTCCCAAAATGTCCTTGGTATTTCGTAAGCATTTGGAAAACACTCCCCACCTATCTGATAAAcatatggtttttctcctgtgtgaatctTTCAATGAAAACTCAAATTACCTCTCCAACTGAAGCCTGCACTACCTAAATGTGTGCAATAGAATATAGAACAATAAAATGGCTGCTCTCCAGTATGGACCCTAGCACAAACCTTCATACTGCCTTTCTAAGTAAAGCCTTTCCTAGTATGATTTGGGTATATGACTTATCATATGCGTCTTCCTATGTGAACTATCACTGAAGCCCTTCCCACAAAGACAACACTGAAATGGTTTCTCTCCGGTATGGACGCGGACGTGCCTCGTcaagtgacctttttgtttgaAGCCTTTACCACAGAAGGAGcacttgaatggtttttcaccagtgtggatACGCATGTGCCTTTCCACATCTGTCTTGGTGGAGAACAGTTTTCCACAAACACAACACGTCAGAGGCCCACCACAACCAACAACTTTTCTTGAATCAGCCGACAACCAACGCATCTGAAAGGAGACAAAGGAACGCCCATAAACCAACAGCCACAAGAGGAGAAAGTACACAAGATATAGTAAGTCCTAGAACCGCATGTCAAGTTTCCTGCAAAAGATCAAGGACTTTACCATAACTGGCCTGCATCTGAAAGTAGACAGAGGTACACCGCCACCACGGCACAAAGTAAGCAAAAGAACCAATGTTCCAAGCCgcaacttttcctgaaagtgatCTAAAAGGGTTGTCATAACTTTGAAAAGGTATATGAGCAGTCATGTGAGGATCTCTATTTGAACTATCAGAGAAAGCTTTCCAACAAACACGACATAAATGGCTTCTCTCCTGTGCGAATACATTTATGGCCTGTCGAGTGAGCTTTTTGCTAGGACTTCGAGAAATTCATATGAACAGTCAAGTGAGCATTTCTATTAGAACTATCAGCGAAAGCTTTCCCACAAACGCGACAAgtgaatggtttctctcctgtatgaatacgttcATGGCCCGTCAAGTGAGCTTTTTGTTTGAAACCTTTTCCACAGTAGGAACACTTGAATGACTTTTCACCAGTGTGGATAAGCATGTGCCTTTCCAATCTTGCATTGGTCGGAAATAGTTTTCCACAGACAAAACACATAGTGCGTCCTTCAACTTGCCGACCAGCGGACAACCGAAacatctgaaagtagacaaaggAAGAGCTATGAACTAACCACTGCGTCCTTCAACTTGCCGACCAGCGGACAACCGAAacatctgaaagtagacaaaggAAGAGCTATGAACTAACCACTGCGTCCTTCAACTTGCCGACCAGCGGACAACCGAAACATTTGAAAGTAGACAAAGGAAGAGCTATGAACTAACCACTGCGTCCTTCAACTTGCCGACCAGCGGACAACCGAAacatctgaaagtagacaaaggAAGAGCTATGAACTAACCACCACAAGAGGACTAAGAGCGCAAGAACACTGATATTCCATGACCAAATATTGTCCTGGTAACACACACAAGACCTAGAATGTCTTTGCTTTGGGAGggaacattttgtgtacatgaaCCATATGTGATCGTAGAGTCGAAccatctgaaaaggttttaAAACAACACGAACAttcaaatggtttttctcccgtGTGTGTTCGGATATGCTTCTTAAGATTTTCCTTCTGATTGCAAGCTTTTCCACAGTACGAACACTTGAATGGCTTTTCACCAGTGTGGACCCTTAGATGCCGATCTATGTTGAATTTTGTTCCAAAGACTTTATGGCAATGCGAGCACTCGTAAGCCGTCATACCATAGATCTGCAAGTAGAAAGTGGAACTCCCTTCAGAGCCGAGAAACAAGATTGGAAAATGTCGGCATAGTCAATATATGGTAAaggtgatctggtcacattcctgagttcaactgaacgatatgaaaaacactatacaAGCAGTCTGTGCAAAGCCAAACAATGGCATGAATCAAATCCACTGACCTACACGTAGTTGCTAGAAATTGTGATGTATGCCCAATGGCTGGGGGAAAATGAACTGATTCTACAAGGAGTCCATGCAAAGCAAAATAAGAGTATGAATCCACAGACCAAGGGAGTAGTATGAGACTTTACCACAAATCTGTTTGAAGTGTACCAATCAGGGTTTTGATGAGGTTAAACATGACACGAACTGGTAGGCCTTTGGCGCATGTTGAGACTCTGGCAAAGGGAACAAAATTCATGCAGAGAATTTAAAATCTGGACCAATACACGGACGGGACAGAAATTTTAAAAGCAACAGAACCATTTTGAACTGCCAACTTAtcaaaatcttatcaaaatcGAGTAAATCCAGGAGCTGTGCTTCATAAACAGTTATCACTGACATCGCAACAGGAAAGTTAAATCTTATATGATACGATCGGTGAAACAATCAGGAGGTCAGATTGTGCCGAATGAACTTATGCTTCCGAAAGTTAGAACTATCAGAGAATGACATGTTACAGATTTGACAGTGATACGGCTTAATGCCGGTGTGGAGCCTCGAATGAGTCTTCAAATGGGTTTTCTGTGTGAACGATTTTCCACAGTCGAGACATctaaatggtctttctc encodes the following:
- the LOC135488616 gene encoding zinc finger protein 665-like, yielding MVQHLSQAGFAELEIPGNYVVCPLCNKIFMSKTALETHKRIHTGERPFRCLDCGKSFTQKTHLKTHSRLHTGIKPYHCQICNMSFSDSSNFRKHKFIRHIYGMTAYECSHCHKVFGTKFNIDRHLRVHTGEKPFKCSCFGCPLVGKLKDAVMFRLSAGRQVEGRTMCFVCGKLFPTNARLERHMLIHTGEKSFKCSYCGKGFKQKAHLTGHERIHTGEKPFTCRMRWLSADSRKVVGCGGPLTCCVCGKLFSTKTDVERHMRIHTGEKPFKCSFCGKGFKQKGHLTRCIGCLGVGEVAVMVVDQCVTFVLVYFQTTSIISATKLGSVQGVFKCSWCNKTFQARLLLEAHQRIHTGERPFKCSFCGKTFTQKGNLKKHVRVHTGEKPFQCPVCGKGFSDSSHRKTHMISHLSR